One stretch of Corynebacterium imitans DNA includes these proteins:
- a CDS encoding ATP-binding cassette domain-containing protein codes for MTSSQLACEGVSVSYGSHRVLTDVSLLTTPGRVHALLGPNGAGKSTLMKALLGLLAPDAGEVTLMGQPFARANLRHVGASINDPAFYSHLSARNNLRVHTTLLGLPESEADRVLKLVGLQDAGKKKAGAFSTGMKGRLALAQALLGEPEVLILDEPQNGLDPEGIAHLRVYLREYAAAGRTVLVSSHQLGEVLHMAVDATVIAGGEVRFAGELAELGPNLEESFFRLTSDGNGGAR; via the coding sequence ATGACTTCATCACAGCTGGCCTGCGAGGGCGTGTCCGTTTCCTACGGCAGCCACCGCGTGCTTACCGACGTCTCCCTGCTCACCACCCCCGGCCGCGTCCACGCCCTGCTCGGGCCCAACGGTGCGGGCAAGTCGACGCTCATGAAGGCCCTGCTCGGGCTCCTCGCGCCCGACGCCGGCGAGGTCACGCTCATGGGTCAGCCCTTTGCACGGGCGAATCTGCGCCACGTGGGAGCCTCCATCAACGACCCCGCCTTCTACAGCCACCTGAGCGCTCGCAACAACCTGCGTGTGCACACCACACTGCTCGGCCTGCCCGAGTCGGAGGCGGACCGCGTTCTGAAACTTGTGGGGCTGCAGGACGCGGGTAAGAAGAAGGCGGGCGCGTTCTCCACCGGTATGAAGGGCCGGCTGGCGCTGGCGCAGGCTCTGCTCGGCGAGCCCGAGGTGCTCATTCTCGACGAACCCCAGAACGGCCTCGACCCCGAAGGCATCGCCCACCTGCGCGTCTACCTGCGCGAATACGCCGCAGCGGGGCGCACCGTGCTGGTTAGCTCCCACCAACTCGGTGAGGTCCTGCACATGGCCGTCGACGCCACCGTCATCGCCGGCGGCGAGGTGCGTTTTGCAGGTGAGCTTGCCGAGCTGGGCCCGAACCTGGAGGAGTCCTTCTTCCGGCTCACCTCCGACGGGAACGGGGGAGCCCGGTGA
- a CDS encoding PepSY-associated TM helix domain-containing protein, with translation MRKPAEALSTHRSPRSGLPAFVRRIHFYAGLLVAPFILVAAISGGLYALAPTMENVFYRDVLTVETQETSTPLADQVAAAQASHPEMEVAQVWPSSTPTESTRVLLIDESIADNDELRSVFVNPHTGAVIGDELSYSGVGELPMRHWISALHKNLHLGTPGELYSELAASWLWVIALGGLYLWWRTAGKKVFTGLKNTSGKRRRVLNLHGVVGTWLLVGMLALSATGITWSLFAGQNVDKTVEWLGGDAEPIETTVSSTPGNPLTDQQVAEQSAVVLDAARAEGLTGQLRLFIPEDTSQAWQASERWTPGRITSDAVSVNGATGEVVDKLPFSELPLFSKLTSWGIYLHMGVMFGLPLQLALFALAVGICAMIVMGYMLWWRRRPTKGALAGVPGRADLTGTDWAVLAVFTVAVGAFLPLFGVSFVAMLVADRLLARRRGAYAA, from the coding sequence ATGCGAAAACCGGCGGAGGCTTTGAGTACGCATCGCTCACCGAGGAGCGGGCTCCCCGCCTTCGTTCGCCGCATCCACTTCTACGCAGGGCTCCTCGTCGCCCCGTTCATCCTCGTCGCTGCCATCAGCGGCGGCCTCTACGCGCTAGCTCCCACGATGGAGAACGTGTTCTACCGTGATGTGCTCACCGTCGAGACGCAAGAAACTTCCACGCCCCTTGCCGACCAGGTTGCCGCCGCGCAGGCTTCGCACCCCGAGATGGAGGTCGCGCAGGTCTGGCCCTCTTCCACTCCAACCGAGTCGACGCGCGTGCTGCTCATCGACGAATCGATCGCCGACAACGACGAGCTACGCAGCGTCTTCGTGAACCCCCACACTGGTGCTGTGATCGGCGACGAGCTGAGCTACTCGGGCGTGGGTGAGCTGCCAATGCGTCACTGGATCTCCGCGCTGCACAAGAACCTCCACCTGGGAACGCCGGGTGAGCTGTACTCGGAGCTGGCGGCTAGCTGGCTGTGGGTCATCGCGCTTGGTGGCCTGTACCTGTGGTGGCGCACCGCCGGCAAGAAGGTGTTCACTGGACTGAAAAACACCTCGGGCAAGCGCCGTCGCGTGCTGAACCTGCACGGCGTGGTGGGCACCTGGCTGCTCGTCGGAATGCTTGCCCTTTCCGCAACCGGCATCACCTGGTCCCTGTTTGCGGGGCAAAACGTGGATAAGACTGTCGAATGGCTCGGCGGCGACGCGGAGCCAATCGAGACCACGGTCAGCAGCACTCCGGGGAATCCGCTGACTGACCAGCAGGTCGCAGAGCAATCTGCTGTCGTACTGGACGCCGCCCGCGCTGAAGGGCTGACCGGGCAACTGCGCCTGTTCATCCCGGAGGACACCTCGCAGGCATGGCAGGCCAGCGAGCGCTGGACCCCCGGCCGCATTACCTCCGACGCGGTGAGCGTCAACGGGGCGACCGGCGAAGTGGTGGATAAGCTGCCGTTTTCTGAGCTCCCGCTGTTCTCCAAGCTCACGTCCTGGGGCATCTACCTGCACATGGGCGTGATGTTCGGCCTGCCGCTCCAGCTCGCGCTCTTCGCCCTGGCTGTGGGGATCTGCGCCATGATTGTCATGGGTTACATGCTGTGGTGGCGTCGCCGCCCGACGAAGGGCGCGCTCGCAGGCGTGCCCGGCCGGGCAGACCTGACCGGTACCGACTGGGCTGTGCTCGCAGTGTTCACCGTCGCCGTCGGGGCGTTCCTGCCGCTGTTCGGGGTGAGCTTCGTCGCGATGCTGGTGGCCGACCGTCTGCTGGCAAGGCGTCGGGGCGCATACGCGGCCTAG
- a CDS encoding AAA family ATPase, whose protein sequence is MSADTAHLSELRLGAFKSFHDAVVPIRPVTFLTGLNSSGKSNVLDGLEVLARLATGLDMVEALDGAGSIRGPVRGGSRGCAPHGAKSFSIGCTVVNPATKDQYVYDVEVQVEPELRLVSEKLTGPGLSVKSGTKSPHASLFQTKKQENAAAFITAEVFSGKRGADPSFHFRDTRLILVQILQTLPGSNRAEKSVIEAAETVRGVLQSVYHLDPVPSLMRNYVPKGNDELRRTGENLSATLLQVQQSTPEIFAEIEQLVSDVAGKNIQGLSFSSSDLGDVMLALAEKASGRTPAREMSDGLLRFLAIATALKSPTDNLDVNLPGVAVGNGPSPAVQLVIEEIENGLHPSQAQRIISLLEAAVAEKGTQCLVTTHSTAILDGIEGRFNDSVLVCFRDEQTGQSHVSQLQDLPDYTRELSKQSLGKAVSDGKLIDDSSTETRFADLNTLFGIKSGA, encoded by the coding sequence TTGAGTGCGGATACAGCGCATCTCAGTGAGCTACGTTTAGGCGCTTTCAAGTCGTTCCATGATGCTGTGGTGCCTATCCGGCCTGTGACATTTCTGACGGGTCTGAACAGTTCCGGTAAATCGAACGTCTTGGATGGGCTCGAAGTGCTCGCCCGACTTGCAACAGGCCTAGACATGGTCGAGGCACTGGACGGGGCTGGATCTATTCGAGGGCCAGTGCGCGGAGGTTCCCGGGGGTGTGCGCCGCATGGAGCAAAGAGCTTTTCTATCGGCTGCACAGTGGTGAATCCTGCGACGAAGGATCAGTACGTTTACGATGTCGAGGTCCAGGTGGAGCCCGAACTTCGGCTGGTATCCGAGAAGCTGACTGGGCCGGGGTTAAGCGTGAAAAGTGGCACCAAATCGCCACATGCAAGCTTGTTTCAGACGAAGAAGCAAGAGAATGCTGCTGCGTTTATTACCGCAGAGGTTTTCAGCGGTAAGCGAGGAGCAGATCCAAGCTTCCATTTCCGCGATACCAGGCTGATCCTCGTGCAAATTCTGCAGACCCTGCCTGGCTCCAACCGAGCCGAGAAATCGGTCATTGAAGCGGCAGAGACTGTGCGGGGGGTGCTGCAGTCTGTGTACCACCTCGACCCAGTTCCTTCTCTGATGCGAAACTACGTCCCTAAGGGCAATGATGAGCTGCGGCGCACCGGCGAGAATCTTTCAGCCACGCTCCTACAGGTTCAGCAGAGTACGCCCGAGATCTTTGCGGAGATCGAGCAGCTTGTGAGCGACGTCGCCGGAAAGAACATTCAAGGATTGAGTTTCTCCAGTTCTGATCTGGGGGACGTGATGCTCGCCTTGGCTGAAAAAGCTTCGGGCCGGACACCCGCCAGAGAAATGAGCGACGGCTTATTGCGTTTTCTCGCTATTGCGACAGCGCTGAAGTCACCGACGGACAACCTGGATGTGAACTTGCCGGGAGTCGCGGTCGGAAACGGGCCCAGTCCTGCAGTGCAGCTGGTTATCGAGGAGATTGAGAATGGCCTACACCCCTCGCAGGCGCAGCGAATCATCTCGCTACTCGAGGCAGCGGTGGCAGAGAAGGGGACGCAGTGCCTGGTGACCACTCACAGTACGGCGATCCTTGACGGCATCGAGGGGCGATTCAATGACAGTGTGCTCGTCTGCTTCCGCGATGAACAGACGGGGCAAAGTCACGTGAGCCAGTTGCAAGATCTGCCCGACTACACCCGAGAGCTGTCGAAGCAATCTCTTGGCAAGGCAGTTTCGGATGGCAAGCTCATCGATGATTCATCGACTGAAACACGCTTCGCGGATCTGAATACACTATTCGGTATTAAAAGCGGGGCTTGA
- a CDS encoding 1,4-dihydroxy-2-naphthoyl-CoA synthase, protein MSYTTDQPFDPTQWRSVEGFDFTDITYHRHVGETRADGIVRIAFDRPEVRNAFRPHTVDELYQALDHARRDPSVGVILLTGNGPSEKDGGWAFCSGGDQRIRGRSGYQYAGGETAETVDTARVKAEGGRLHILEVQRLIRTMPKVVIAVVGGWAAGGGHSLHVVCDLTIASREEARFKQTDADVGSFDAGYGSAYLAKMVGQKFAREIFFLGRTYGAEEMQRMGAVNIVADHGALEDEAIQVAREINGKSPTAQRMLKFAFNLVDDGLMGQQVFAGEATRLAYMTDEAVEGRDSFLEKRDPRWDEFPFYY, encoded by the coding sequence ATGAGTTACACCACTGACCAGCCCTTCGACCCCACCCAGTGGCGCAGCGTCGAAGGCTTCGACTTCACCGACATCACCTACCACCGCCACGTGGGCGAAACCCGCGCCGACGGCATCGTGCGCATCGCCTTCGACCGCCCCGAAGTGCGCAACGCGTTTCGCCCCCACACGGTCGACGAGCTCTACCAGGCGCTCGACCACGCGCGTCGCGATCCCTCCGTGGGCGTAATCCTGCTGACCGGCAACGGGCCGAGCGAGAAGGACGGCGGCTGGGCCTTCTGCTCCGGCGGCGACCAGCGCATCCGCGGCCGCTCCGGCTACCAGTACGCGGGCGGCGAGACCGCCGAGACGGTGGACACTGCGCGTGTGAAGGCGGAGGGCGGGCGCCTGCACATCCTGGAGGTGCAGCGCCTGATCCGCACGATGCCGAAGGTGGTCATCGCAGTGGTGGGCGGCTGGGCCGCCGGCGGCGGGCACTCGCTGCACGTGGTCTGCGATCTGACGATCGCCTCCCGCGAGGAGGCGCGCTTCAAGCAGACGGATGCCGACGTCGGCTCCTTCGACGCCGGCTACGGCTCCGCGTACCTGGCCAAGATGGTGGGCCAGAAGTTCGCCCGCGAGATCTTCTTCCTCGGCCGCACCTACGGCGCGGAGGAGATGCAGCGCATGGGCGCGGTGAACATCGTCGCAGATCATGGGGCGTTGGAGGACGAGGCCATCCAGGTCGCGCGCGAGATCAACGGCAAGTCCCCCACTGCGCAGCGCATGCTGAAGTTCGCGTTCAACCTTGTCGACGACGGGCTCATGGGCCAGCAGGTCTTCGCCGGTGAAGCCACGCGCCTGGCCTACATGACCGACGAGGCCGTCGAAGGCCGCGACTCGTTCCTGGAAAAGCGCGACCCGCGCTGGGACGAGTTCCCGTTCTACTACTAG
- a CDS encoding FeoA family protein: MRSQTITATPTLCPLCDVHVGQCATICAVNAAPQATRRLSELGLRPGAQVTIAQKTSGGGRVVKLGSTRYALGTEALRQIEVEAR, translated from the coding sequence ATGAGATCCCAGACCATCACCGCAACCCCCACGCTGTGCCCGCTTTGCGACGTCCACGTCGGCCAATGCGCCACCATCTGCGCCGTCAACGCCGCACCCCAAGCAACCCGCCGACTCAGCGAGCTGGGCCTGCGCCCCGGCGCGCAAGTCACCATCGCGCAAAAGACCTCCGGCGGTGGCCGCGTGGTCAAACTTGGCAGCACCCGCTACGCGCTCGGCACCGAGGCGCTGCGCCAAATTGAGGTTGAAGCCCGATGA
- the feoB gene encoding ferrous iron transport protein B, giving the protein MSELHTVPSCCAPAPNGTVKGQPTVALIGAPNAGKSTLFNALTGAKVKTGNWPGTSVEVSRGVWKHEGEAFNVIDFPGAYSLDPQSPDEELTRELLLERPATERPDLVVVAVDASNIARGLYMVAQLAEVEYRIVIALTKMDVAEAAGVPVDPAALASALGVPVVAVDPRKREVGRLRVSVEKQLALPAYTLRPTEEADEFALADARFAWVDAALERAKLGDEPRETTTERIDKLVLHPVAGPLIFLAAMWLVFQITTTVAAPLQDGLEAFFTGPVSGVAASLLPDIGWLQGLVIDGLIGGVGMVLTFAPLMALMFLCLAVLEDSGYMARAAVVADRVMRAMGLPGKAFIPLIVGFGCNVPAISATRVLGDKRHRLLTALLVPFTSCSARLTVYVMLAATFFPEHAGSVVFLMYLISIALVVCTGIVLRRVLWATMGAAPLVIDLPAYQLPGARLALSVMWVRLRGFLETAGKIIVITVVAVWALQSTPANFAADDAPAFGEVAPQESVYGAVSETIAPVFAPAGFDSWSLAGPLITGFVAKEAVISSWAQTYGLGEPVTAGTSTTEDAAAAIETTDASLAAAIREDFDAASGGHATAAVWAYMLFLLAYTPCVATLAAQRREIGLKWTVFGFVLQLAMAWVLAVGAFQILKVVL; this is encoded by the coding sequence ATGAGCGAGCTGCACACCGTGCCCTCCTGCTGCGCGCCAGCCCCCAACGGCACGGTGAAAGGCCAGCCCACCGTCGCGCTCATCGGCGCGCCGAACGCGGGCAAGTCGACCCTTTTCAACGCGCTGACTGGCGCGAAGGTGAAGACAGGCAACTGGCCGGGCACCTCCGTAGAGGTCTCCCGCGGCGTGTGGAAGCACGAGGGTGAGGCGTTTAACGTCATCGATTTTCCGGGCGCGTATTCGCTCGATCCGCAAAGCCCCGACGAGGAGCTCACCCGCGAACTCCTGCTCGAGCGCCCCGCGACCGAGCGCCCCGACCTGGTCGTGGTGGCGGTCGACGCCTCCAATATTGCGCGCGGGCTCTACATGGTCGCGCAGCTGGCGGAAGTGGAGTACCGCATCGTGATCGCGCTGACCAAGATGGATGTGGCCGAGGCTGCTGGCGTGCCGGTGGACCCGGCGGCGCTGGCATCCGCGCTCGGCGTGCCCGTGGTCGCGGTGGATCCGCGCAAACGGGAGGTGGGAAGGCTGCGTGTAAGCGTCGAGAAGCAACTGGCCCTGCCCGCTTACACCCTGCGCCCCACCGAAGAAGCAGATGAGTTTGCCCTGGCAGACGCCCGCTTCGCGTGGGTCGATGCGGCGCTCGAGCGCGCCAAGCTTGGCGACGAGCCCCGAGAGACCACAACCGAGCGCATCGACAAACTCGTGCTGCACCCGGTCGCCGGGCCGCTGATCTTCCTCGCCGCGATGTGGCTGGTCTTCCAGATCACCACCACGGTGGCCGCGCCGCTGCAGGATGGGCTCGAGGCCTTCTTTACGGGGCCCGTCTCGGGTGTGGCCGCGAGCCTTTTGCCCGATATCGGCTGGCTGCAGGGCCTGGTCATCGACGGGCTGATCGGCGGCGTGGGCATGGTGCTCACCTTCGCCCCGCTGATGGCGCTCATGTTTTTGTGCCTGGCGGTGCTGGAAGACTCCGGTTACATGGCGCGTGCGGCCGTGGTTGCCGACCGTGTGATGCGCGCGATGGGGCTGCCGGGCAAGGCGTTCATCCCGCTGATCGTGGGCTTTGGGTGCAACGTGCCCGCCATTTCCGCGACGCGCGTGCTGGGGGATAAGCGCCACCGGCTGCTCACCGCGCTGCTCGTGCCCTTTACGTCTTGCTCGGCCCGGCTGACCGTGTACGTCATGCTGGCGGCGACCTTCTTCCCGGAGCACGCGGGCTCGGTCGTTTTCCTGATGTACCTGATCTCTATCGCGCTGGTGGTGTGCACCGGCATCGTGCTGCGCCGCGTCCTGTGGGCCACGATGGGTGCGGCCCCGCTCGTCATCGACCTGCCGGCCTACCAGCTGCCGGGCGCGCGCCTGGCGCTGAGCGTGATGTGGGTGCGCCTGCGCGGCTTCTTGGAAACCGCGGGCAAGATCATCGTGATCACCGTGGTCGCGGTGTGGGCGCTGCAGTCCACGCCCGCGAACTTCGCCGCCGACGACGCGCCCGCCTTCGGCGAGGTCGCACCCCAGGAGTCGGTCTACGGCGCAGTCTCCGAGACCATCGCCCCAGTCTTCGCGCCCGCGGGCTTCGACTCCTGGTCGCTCGCCGGCCCCTTGATCACCGGGTTCGTGGCCAAGGAGGCCGTGATCTCCAGCTGGGCGCAGACCTACGGGCTGGGCGAGCCGGTGACCGCGGGTACCAGCACCACTGAGGACGCAGCTGCGGCCATCGAGACAACTGACGCCTCGCTGGCGGCCGCCATCCGCGAGGACTTCGACGCCGCTTCCGGCGGACACGCCACCGCCGCGGTGTGGGCCTATATGCTCTTCCTGCTCGCCTACACCCCGTGCGTGGCCACGCTCGCCGCACAGCGCCGCGAGATTGGGCTGAAGTGGACCGTCTTCGGCTTCGTGTTGCAGCTCGCCATGGCGTGGGTGCTGGCGGTCGGCGCCTTCCAGATCCTCAAGGTGGTGCTGTAA
- a CDS encoding FeoC-like transcriptional regulator translates to MASPMRAVMSAIEDGAVSRADIAARAGVRRETVDAVVEKLEALGHLQREYLQDSCAGGCGGCPAKGACQASQGPVALVLGRR, encoded by the coding sequence ATGGCGAGCCCGATGCGCGCAGTCATGTCCGCCATCGAGGACGGTGCCGTCAGCCGCGCCGACATCGCCGCGCGGGCAGGGGTGCGGCGGGAGACGGTGGACGCGGTCGTCGAAAAGCTGGAGGCCCTTGGGCATCTGCAGCGCGAGTACCTGCAGGATTCCTGCGCGGGCGGCTGCGGCGGCTGCCCGGCCAAGGGCGCGTGCCAAGCATCGCAAGGGCCGGTGGCCCTGGTGCTGGGGCGGCGCTAA
- a CDS encoding o-succinylbenzoate synthase yields MLPTAEEILERAHVVALPMAVRFRGITTREALLIDGPAGWGEFAPFTEYGPKESAAWLRAGIEAAFEGLPEATGTVEVNGTVPAVPAEQVEAVLARYPQGVSTFKIKVAEPGQSLADDTARLSRVHALRPDARLRVDANRAWSVDEACAAIAAFARIAELEYVEQPCGSVEELAEVRRRVRTPIAADESIRRASDPYRVAELAAADVAVCKVAPLGGVRPLARISRELGLDITVASALDTAVGMDAGLVAAKLTGSRAAGLATQNLFVEDVAEPRPLVDGRLTVRRTTPDPERLHGLRAAPERETWWFQRVRACLPYIRG; encoded by the coding sequence ATGTTGCCCACCGCTGAAGAAATCCTGGAGCGCGCGCACGTCGTCGCCCTCCCCATGGCCGTGCGATTCCGCGGCATCACCACCCGCGAAGCCCTGCTTATCGACGGCCCCGCCGGCTGGGGCGAGTTCGCGCCCTTTACCGAGTACGGGCCGAAAGAATCCGCTGCCTGGCTGCGCGCCGGGATCGAGGCCGCATTCGAGGGCCTGCCCGAAGCCACAGGCACAGTCGAGGTCAACGGCACCGTCCCCGCCGTGCCCGCCGAGCAGGTCGAGGCGGTGCTCGCGCGCTACCCGCAAGGGGTGTCCACCTTCAAGATTAAGGTGGCCGAGCCAGGCCAGTCGCTTGCCGACGACACCGCGCGCCTTTCCCGCGTCCACGCCCTGCGCCCCGACGCGCGCCTGCGGGTCGACGCCAACCGGGCCTGGAGCGTCGACGAGGCCTGCGCGGCGATCGCGGCTTTCGCCCGCATCGCGGAGCTGGAGTACGTCGAGCAGCCCTGCGGCAGCGTCGAGGAGCTCGCCGAGGTGCGTCGGCGCGTGCGCACCCCGATCGCGGCGGACGAGTCGATCCGCCGCGCCAGCGACCCCTACCGCGTCGCCGAGCTGGCCGCGGCGGACGTCGCCGTGTGCAAGGTCGCCCCGCTCGGGGGAGTGCGGCCTTTGGCGCGCATCTCGCGTGAGCTGGGCCTGGACATCACCGTGGCCAGCGCGCTCGATACGGCGGTCGGCATGGACGCCGGCCTGGTCGCGGCGAAGCTCACCGGCTCGCGCGCGGCCGGGCTGGCCACGCAAAACCTATTCGTGGAAGACGTCGCCGAGCCGCGTCCGCTTGTCGACGGCCGCCTCACCGTCCGCCGCACCACCCCCGACCCGGAGCGCCTCCACGGCCTGCGTGCGGCACCCGAACGCGAAACGTGGTGGTTCCAGCGGGTGCGTGCATGCCTCCCCTACATACGGGGGTAG
- a CDS encoding SLC13 family permease — MSTPVVHDSSALSDGDLAKAPEPGEWRRQLIGLIVGVALAALIWFIFPANAPETVAQSSGADPEAEYTAQAMRVVAATTALMAVWWMTEAIPLAATALLPIAIFPVMGVAEFSKVSSPYASATIFLFMGGFLMALGLQRWNLHRRLALVVVKIVGTSPKRIILGFMLATGFMSMWVSNTATAVVMLPIGTSVLMLTADSVGGMQNQKKFATALMLAIAYSASIGSLGTLIGTPPNALLQGYMKEAHDINIGFGQWMIVGMPVAIVFTVIAWLVLITVFKPEIDQIPGGRELIQDEIRKLGPWTFAQIAAGIIFALAALTWVFLPLARDHYGWDFPYHDAIVGIIAGLLMFIVPGMKNGKRLLDWETANEMPWDVLLLFGGGLSLSAMFTSTGLSLWIGEAAKGLAVLPTFLLIFAIAALVLILTELTSNTATAATFLPIMGGVAVGIGLTEATDMNILLLAIPVALSATCAFMLPVATPPNAIAYSSGYVTMGEMIKGGVWLNAIALVLIALATYFLAVPVFGLVL, encoded by the coding sequence ATGTCTACCCCCGTTGTGCACGATTCTTCCGCGCTGTCGGATGGTGATCTGGCCAAAGCCCCAGAACCAGGCGAATGGCGCCGACAACTCATCGGCTTGATTGTGGGCGTGGCGCTGGCCGCGCTCATTTGGTTTATCTTCCCGGCGAACGCGCCTGAGACGGTCGCCCAGTCCTCCGGTGCTGACCCGGAAGCGGAGTACACCGCACAGGCGATGCGAGTCGTTGCAGCAACCACCGCGCTTATGGCCGTGTGGTGGATGACCGAGGCGATCCCGCTGGCTGCGACCGCGCTTTTGCCCATTGCCATCTTCCCGGTCATGGGCGTGGCGGAGTTCTCCAAGGTGTCCTCCCCCTACGCCTCCGCCACGATCTTCCTGTTCATGGGTGGCTTCCTCATGGCGCTTGGCCTGCAGCGCTGGAACCTGCACCGCCGACTCGCGCTCGTGGTGGTCAAGATCGTCGGCACCAGCCCAAAGCGCATCATCTTAGGCTTCATGCTGGCCACCGGCTTCATGTCCATGTGGGTCTCTAACACGGCAACCGCCGTGGTCATGCTGCCGATCGGCACCTCGGTGCTCATGCTCACCGCCGATTCCGTGGGCGGGATGCAGAACCAGAAGAAGTTCGCTACCGCGCTCATGCTCGCCATTGCCTACTCCGCGTCTATCGGCTCGTTGGGCACCCTGATCGGTACCCCGCCGAACGCGCTGCTGCAGGGCTACATGAAGGAAGCCCACGACATCAACATTGGCTTCGGGCAGTGGATGATCGTTGGTATGCCGGTGGCCATCGTGTTCACCGTCATCGCATGGCTGGTACTGATCACCGTGTTCAAGCCGGAGATTGACCAGATCCCGGGCGGCCGTGAGCTGATCCAGGACGAGATCCGCAAGCTCGGCCCCTGGACCTTCGCGCAGATCGCCGCCGGCATCATCTTCGCGCTCGCGGCCCTGACGTGGGTCTTCCTGCCGCTGGCGCGCGACCACTACGGGTGGGACTTCCCCTACCACGACGCCATCGTGGGCATCATCGCCGGCCTGCTCATGTTCATCGTGCCGGGCATGAAGAACGGCAAGCGCCTGCTTGATTGGGAGACCGCGAATGAGATGCCGTGGGACGTACTCCTGCTCTTCGGCGGCGGCCTGTCCTTGTCCGCAATGTTCACCTCTACCGGCCTGTCCCTGTGGATCGGTGAAGCAGCGAAGGGACTGGCTGTGCTACCGACATTCCTGCTCATCTTCGCGATCGCCGCGCTGGTGCTCATCCTCACCGAGCTGACCTCCAACACCGCAACCGCGGCGACCTTCCTGCCGATCATGGGCGGCGTCGCAGTGGGGATCGGGCTGACCGAGGCCACCGACATGAACATCCTGCTGCTGGCCATCCCGGTCGCGCTGTCCGCAACCTGTGCCTTCATGCTGCCGGTGGCGACCCCGCCGAACGCCATCGCGTACTCCTCGGGCTACGTCACCATGGGCGAGATGATCAAGGGCGGCGTGTGGCTCAACGCCATCGCACTGGTCCTGATTGCTCTGGCCACCTACTTCCTCGCAGTCCCCGTCTTCGGGTTGGTGCTGTAG